The Elgaria multicarinata webbii isolate HBS135686 ecotype San Diego chromosome 13, rElgMul1.1.pri, whole genome shotgun sequence region ggtcatgagttttggactttggacccttgttaattttcctgcacggagctacagcgatcctttgagtgcTTTTCcgctcctttgcaaagagtggtgaaatgttaaaaaaagtaaaataaaaaatcaaccgatgacccaatttgattcaaattttaaggcaggatgcatgggtgtacttcacaataaaagcagattctaaggtggaaaacttctgagtcctttgcatgcaattgtcagtgattgcacagtataacgctggtgtgatttatctgctgtagcagataagatagcaaacggggcgaaggaaggagaacaggaagtgggcggagcaaacccagcagctctgagaaagggagaggagaattaccggtaggacgaggcacatgaatctgtagacacgctggaactaagaaacagaacctgtaagtacgactcatttacaacgttggagacccagggacACGtaacgctatgcgtcacagtaacccattcaaaacgttagaataacaccagtgtagattcccacagtgTCAACTGGATTTGGCCACCTGGTAATGTCACTAAAGACAATTCAGAGCAAAGACAGTTGTTCCTGCCCTTGCTCTGAATGAACAAacactttcatctctttatgcagcccctcccaccccaccccttaaaaCCTGGAAGAGTGGGGAACATTTCACAGCTAATAAAAACTTCGGTCCTAGTCCTACTTCCAAATAGAGACACTGGACTTTTTAAAACATAACGCTAAACCAAGGTTTAGCTCTATGTGCATGAGCTGGAACAACTCCAAGCAAAGTCTTATGCTTGcttgcttccccctcctctctcctcctccttcgtGACTTGGAGAAGGTCTTCTGCAGCATCACTTTTTATGAAGCCTACCTTGTCATTGCATGTGAACCAGAGATTATAGTTTAAAATGAACTCTAGTTGGTTACTAAACAAACCAACTTAAAACACTGGGTTATGAAATTGGCTTATTTCACTAactagagtttattttaaaccacagtgatcctgttcagctgacacactaagccacggtggttaagcattttgagctaaacattatggcttagtatgtcatatgaaccatggcttagtgtgtcatgtgaaccattcctaaccatggtggctacctaaccatggtttaaacatgctcactaaacgtttgctgcaaaagggttagcagcctaaccatggtttattttgttgtctgaacaggcccaatttcTGGTTTGTACATAGCAATAAGCCAGGATTTGTGGGGAATGAAACTAAACACTGCAGATGTCCTTCTCCTGACTTGGAGAAGAAGATAATCACAATTCTGTGCCAAGTAAACCTTAGTTCTGCTTGAATTGTGCAAAATAAGAAAATATGAATACATgttcttattttgcataatgtattctGTTTCTTCCTGTCTTGGAGAAGGGAAGTCAGCTGTGCAATGCTTTCTGAGGACTAGAAATCTTAGTCACTTCTCCGATACTGGAGAATCTAAACATAGATGGCACCACCAACGGGTCTGCTCTGGAATGTGCACTCACCATGTGTATTGGCACACATACAGTTTCCTCATTAGGATCAATCTTAGGGCTGGAGTGAGGGTGCAGGCGCTAGCAGTTTGACATAAAAAGGGCTACGTAGAGCTCTGATGGGCTGGGCTCCCGGTGACATCCTGTAGCAAACTTCCCTCTCTTTTCTGGAGTAGTTTCTCAGGTGAAAACTATTGGTTTTCAACATCAAGCACCATATGGTTCTTAAGTGTATAATTTTACAAGCAGCACCTTAATCAATCAAAACAAAAAGGGCAGACAGCCCACTGAAAGCATGGAAGAGGATTCAAATGGACAAGGAAATCGGCATTTGTGTATGTAATTTAAAGAACGTAGGCAGGagaaacatcccagagtgcaggacacggattaacaggctcaagtgacaggaagccagattccggctggacatcaggaaaatgtcctgactgttagagcagtacgacgatggaaccaatgacctagggaggttgtgggctctcccaccctagagacattcaagaggcagctggacagccatctgccagggatgctttgagatggattcctgcattgagcagggggttggactcgatggccttgtaggccccttccaactctactattctatgattctatgaaacgccTCCTGTTTATATGCACATTTGTACATAGCCTGAGATTGCTCCCATCATTGTCAACACAGTTTCAAGCCTATGTTCAGAGCCTGAAAGGCTGGAAAATTTGGTTAAGTGAAAGCTGAAGTTCTTAGGGCGTTGAACGTTGTGCTCAGCCTACAGTTCTGGGTTTGGATGGAATCGTGAAACACACTTTGAGTAACAGCTCTTCCCTGCACCCCTGTTTATGTTCTCCACAGGGTGATGTGGGGCTGGCCATGGGGAAGCTTTATGGGAATGACTTCAGCCAGACAACTATCTCACGCTTTGAGGCACTCAACCTCAGTTTCAAGAACATGTGCAAGCTCAAACCTCTGCTGGAGAAATGGCTCAATGACGCTGGTAAGAGAAGCGGAGGGAGCGGGCAGACGCTGAGGCCTGCTGGAGGAGGGTCAGGCTGCAAGGGGGCTAAGGCCTGTTTGAGgtggcaaaaggaaaagaaaactggGCTCTTGTGGGAGGTGGGATTGTATGGGGTGCTGAATGAGACTGGAGATAAGAGAAAAAGCAAGGTTCAAGATTTGGGGGTATTTTCTGCTATGGCTTTGTTGGGGTGGTGGATTGATCAGGCTCCAGGGAGGTCACTGGGAGTCAGGATGAGTGTAAGAGAAAAGACTGGTTCCATAGTCTGAGGGTGGTTCCTACTGAGGCCTGATTAAAACCAGTGGACGGGGAGCCAAATAGGACTGAACAAGGAGGCTCATGGAAGGACCTGGCCCTGGCCAAAGTCTCCCAGGGTTGAGGAAGAGAAGACTCACTTTGGGCCTTGACAAAAGTTCACTCTATGGCCGTGAAGTTCTTCAGATTCCCGCCGCTTCCCAGTGGGGCAGGCATGGGCAGCTCTTGGCTTATTTGCTTCATCATTATATATGCATTCAACTTTAAAATTGCCCTTTGACGGCCATCAAGGTAGAGCTTGAATGGTTGGTTGGTCTTAGCTGGGAAACAGCTGATGCGCAGGTCACTTAAGTACCAATCAAGTGGGAACCTGGTAAAGCTGCAATGAGATGGAAGGGAGGAGTGGCGTTGCTTCTTGAGATGAGCAAGTGAGCAGAAACCGGTGGAGGAGGATGAAGGTGAAAGTGGGTCAAGCCGTGAGATGGCAGGTGCTATGGGGAGGTGTGAGGGAGATGTGCGGGAGGTGaataaatgcccccctcccacgtTACAGAGACAATGTCTGTGGACTCCACGCTTCCCAGTCCCAACCAGCTGAGCAGTCCTAACATGGGCTTTGATGGGCTACCAGGCCGGCGCCGCAAGAAACGGACCAGCATTGAGACCAATGTCCGCTTCGCATTGGAAAAAAGCTTTCTCGCGGTGAGGCACTCCCTAGCACCCTTTCCCGAAATCCCCAGAGCGGTAccaacttcccttcccctctcccagaCAGTGAATAGAAGCTGCTCTAAAGTTATGCATATGGATGCGGAGCAGaattaaataatgttttaaaatgtgtcacTTTATCTGATGTTTCATGACAAGAGTGAGACACAGTTTAGTGTattagttagagtgttggatttagAAAGCAAAAAGCCAAGCTTCATATTCTTACTCATATGTGAAACTCACTGTGTGGCGTTGCCGTCGTCACTATTTCTCACCCTAACCCCTGTCGCGtggctgttatgaggataaaaaacAGTTAATCCCATATATAAGCCACCTGAGTCACTTTGTAGGAACAGTGTgacatataaacaaataaatgcacaATTAAGTAACTTTAAAATGGGTTTATTGAGATTAAGGAACTCTTTTCTAGGCCTCATGGCTTTCAACAGCTTTTCCTTATCTCCATTCATCCTGGCCAAAAGCTGGTCAAAAAAGGTCACTTTTCGGGCTAAACTGTATGCTACGTTAAATATATAGCATGCAGTTGATCATTACAATTTTGTTTATCTTAGTGTAAGCATGCAAGCTCCCGATTGTGATCAGGACTTCCATGTGCAGGACATGGAGGTTTAAGCACTCCCCCTCTCAATCCATTCCCACCTATGAAGactaaaaagaagaaagggaaaaaacctccattggtaccaatggagggtttcttcttcttcttcttttacttccTGCAGGGGTAGGGCGTGGGGAGCAATACACTTCGGGCTAAAAAGTGGTTGGGTgagaaggtttaaacctccctttCCCACCTGCGGTGGTCCTGATCAGGATTGGGGGCCTGCTTGCTTACACTAAGGTAAACAAAAGGGTGAGGATCAGCTGCATGCTATGTATTGAACGGCATGTGTCGTttaggccttaggcctgggccctAGGTAGTCATCAGAGGGGAGCCAGGCGTTACGCCAGGGAATCGGAAGCAAAGAACCCCCCAGAACCATGAAGGGCATTGTTGTTCAGGCCAAGTCCCAGCCCAAACTGGAAGCCCTTTATAGGGCTTTCTGTCAAAGAGGGCATAACGATCAGTCTGGATGGAATGCTGTGGGATGCTACCTTTTGCAGTGACCTACCCAGAGCTGCAGTCTGGAGTTCTTTCTAAGGAAGTGATGTATTCTCAGGGCAAGGCCAATCCAGAGCCTGAGAATACGTCATTTCCAGACTTGGGAAGATCTCCAAACTGCAGCTCTAGGTAGGTCACTGCAAGGGGCAGCATCCCACAAAGTCAAAGGTTCCTGGTATTTGCCCTGGTGGTTCCTGACACTCCCATTTCACAGGAAAAGGAAATCAAAGCTGAGAGAGACTTGCCCATGGCTTTTCAGCAAGTTTTTTGCTGAGTTACAGCTCGACCCCAGGTGTCCAGGCCCAAGGCTGACTTTTCTGTCACTTGATTTCAGCTGATTAACTGTGTGGGTTTGCAGGTTTTCTTAGTCCTCTTAATTCTCTTGATTTTAACCGATTGGTCAGCTTAAGCCTCACATCATTGTCTGTCAGTAGCAGAGACAGGGAAATGCACAGCATGGCAACATCCTGTGACAACAACTCTCTTCCTTTGGCCTTTTAAGTTTCGCCCGCTATATCTCAGATTGGGTTGATAGTCTGAGAAGAGATCTGACATTCCTTGGAATGAATAAAACAGACTCCCTCACCCTTCTGTGTCCCTTTGTTTCCAATGGGCTCTGTGCCATCACTTGCTCCAGTGTATGTCTATTGTCACTCAACCCTGTCCTCCCTGCATTTccacccctgcccctcccccccgacTACAGAACCAGAAGCCTACCTCAGAGGAGATCCTACTTATCGCCGAGCAATTAAACATGGAGAAGGAGGTGATTCGCGTCTGGTTCTGCAACCGCCGCCAGAAGGAGAAGCGGATCAATCCTTGCAGCTCTGCTCCCATGTTGCCTGCCCAGGGCAAGCCTCCGGGCTACAACCCTCACTTGGTAAAATCCTACACATCTAatctttcttccccaccccacccctgctcacaAGACATGCATTACTGCAATCCCTTATCATAAGTCCTGCCTATCTCAGTTTTCCTCTTTTAAAGCGTTAACGGACTACATTaccaccactccctcccaccAAACTCCCTTTCGGAACGTGTCTGTGGACATGTCTGTGAACATGTTGCTCCTGTTACAGCCTTCTGATGAACCCTAGTTAGTTAACACACACCTGCTGGTACATAGCCTTCTATTTTCCTCCCCTGATATATCCTCTACATCTATGCCTACCTACCTAGGCCTCATACAAAACTGCCTGCCTACCTTGTCTACACCAACTGAAACTGCAATATGGTTGTATATATGTATCTACTTATTTCCACCCTTGATAAATCCCATACATGCTACAGATCTTCTCAGCTCCCCtcactcccattatcccctgtgATATAGGCCTTACCCCCACCATATAACCCCCTTTATGGTACATTCCTACCACTCAAGTTATAGCATTTGCACTTAACCTTTATATTGTGCTTTCAAATCCTTCCTTGCccggtgatgtgtgtgtgtgtgtgtgagagtcagTGTCAcatacataacacacacacctttgttgCTCTAGGATATGATCCCCAATAGAATATACCTGGGTTAGGGGAGAAATCTATTATATTTCTGTGACAGTCTTCTTTCCTGCTACGTTCCCCCAGGTGACCAGCCCAGGCACCGGCACAAGTCTGCCCCTCTCCCAGGCTTCCAGTAGTCTGAGCACAACAGGTACTTGTCTTTCAGTTGCACACTCCCTTCTTGCTGAGGCCCATCTTTCCTTTGCCTCCTTCTAGCAAAACTGACCAATGGGATACggagtgtcgtgtttctcagcaaactcctgctttcgatgggagacaaatgactgAGGCCTGCTAAGTCAGCCACAaaacttttattaagcaacaaacatctcttcccacctgaagagagtctaacctcttggaaacttccccctaggcaaaactatgcaaactaagagaGATAATTGTCCTATCAAGGAGAAtaggaagccttttcccaaagcctGTTACTTCAGAGAGGCTGGTTCGGTGGCGGGTTCTGGCTCAATGCGAGCCGGacagactttctcacaccttcctttcaCTCCCTGCGTTTTAGCCTGCAGCACACCCTAGCATCAGCCAGCCTGTCGGggtgctctcctctggaagaaagatcacttcccactgactgtgtattatttgcccttgagataaactctggagagggttcactcccagctggtgaagagcccgtgagagctttctcccccactgatacaggcttgcctgtgtctggcgccgactcctctacttcagagtctgattctgatggattacctgaaacaccttctcccaaaacagggggagcagggctagacatgacactgagAGCTTATGATAACCGAATTTGTTAGAACTACACAAAATTGGTGTCTTGGGTAAGAAAGCAGGAGCACCCTGACATTTTGCTTCAAAAAGAATTGAATATTTAGCTTGGCACTTGCAAAAGTCTTGCTGACCTTTGAAGTAGCTGCTGCCCCATCCGGCTCCTGCCCCATCCTGAACAACCTGTCCTTGGGCCATGGGGAAAAGGTGGCAATGGCAGAGAAGGCAGCAGGGGTTATGGAGTCCCTGCCAGAGCATGTTTTTGCATGGGGGATGGATGGGGCAAGGACTTAAAGAGGTCTCCAAGCTTTTTGAATCagtgggtacatttggaattttgagagtgacAGCCTAGTTGCACACCTGCTGAAGCTGAGAGACCACCTCCAGCCAAAAATACTGGGCTTATCTCCCATTTCCCAATGGAAATGGGAGTGGGGTGCACCTCTCTTGCGTGCTCCTTTTAGACCTGCAGCACCTCCTTCGTGCTAATTGCTCGGGAGCACTTTGAAGCAAAAACTCCAGTGCTGGTAGAGTCAGAAGGAGCACCAGAGAGTTGCATTTTCCTCCTCTGCTCCTGACAGTTGTTCCTCCCATTGTGAAATTGCCTCAACATTATGATGATTGGGCACTTTTAATGAGCCTTGCAATTCTTTTGAAGATGCTGACGCAGGAACCGTGCCAATCATAGCATGTTCTGCAGCCTAGATCCCTGGGTGTGTTTGCGTATTGATGCCCTGCCAGTATTCCATCGTCATGCAATGCCAATTGCTCTGGCCAGTTGCACGGCAGCCATGCAAAACCAATCCACCTGCAGATCTTTGCTAATGCTGCTATGCCTCCCTCCGGAGGCCGAATCTTTAATTGCCCAGCCCACCACAAAGTAAGCGATAGTTGAGTCTCACTTCTGATTTCCTGATGAGCTTTCAGGGGCACTTAGAAGCAGGGCAAAGTCACACTCTTTTGAGTGCCTCTGAACCTCAGCATGATGTTAGAGATGATACACTTCGTTCCCTTGAATCCTCTCTCTGGGGGAGAGTCAGGGTTGGGGACAACTTCAAATAGTGTCTGGCTAATCATATGGACCCCTACCTGGGCCTACATAACCTCCTGTGCTTTTCTCTTGGGCAGTTACTACCTTGTCCCCAACAGTCTGCTCCCTGACCTCCAGTCGGACAGTGGTGGGGGCAGGCGGCACCCCCCTCAACTCGGTCACGCCACCCCCAAGCAACAGCACAAATCCCAGCCCCCAGAGCAGCACTCACCCGGCTATCAGCTTGCAAGGCCTGAATCCCAGTACAGGGTAAGTGGCCGGGGAGCAGAAGGGCTTTGTGTGGCTTCAGGTTCCTTGATGGGTTGGAATGTGGAAACAGAGGTCTGGACCTGTCTAGTTCCACCGAATAAGAGGGAGTGggcttggggtggtggtgcaggtTATGCAAGGGGCATTCCATACCCAAAATGGTAAGGGAAGTAGAACTCACAGGAGATAGTGGAATCCACATGGGCTGATATTCCTGAGGGTATTTTAAGCTGCATCCTATTTCTACAATCCTGGACACGTCTGAGAGTGGAGATGGGGGGCCACTCTTCTGTTTTCCACTGTAGACTGCTCCCCACCTTTAACCTGCTGCCTCTGGTTTGATTTCAGAAGCACAGTGCTAGGGGTGAATGCAGGGTTAAACCCAGCGCTAATGGCCACCAACCCGCTGGCCACCATACAAGGTTTGTGAAAAAGAAGACCAGAAATGATGTCATTACTGCCATTCACTCCACTGGCCTGTTTGTGTAAGAGAGCAAGTGTGTCATCTCGTCTGTGTGCATTGGTGAGGGAATGGATGTGAGGTTTCTGAGATTGTACGTGGTGTGTGCagaatgggaataataataatgatgatgataataataataatttatttcttaccagcctctccattttgatcgaggcggggaacaatagtaaatataaaatacataaaactgaattaaaacataatatacattgttaaaacatcctaaaacagtctaaaaacatcttaaaataccactggataggcctgccggaagacatctgtcttaatagctttcttgaatgctaacagactgttaagctgacgagTCAGGCCAGgccgttccatagtctgggagcagcagaagagaaagtcctctgggaaatacttgtcagcctaactttgattgactgaagtagattcttcccagaggacctgagagtgcgaggcagattgtatgggagaaggaatGTTTGCTTGAATGCCTAGAGAAGATTTGAGTAATTCTGTGAGTGCTCATGTCCCTGACTATGGCTGTCACCTGACTGATGAAATCTTAATTGATTGCCCATATGAGATTTAGCCTATGAATCAGCtaaatctgcatacatttgcatatgagAAAAAAgttcttttaaaggaaaaagcCTTCTCCCTTTGTTTTTAGATTACGCCCACACATGTTGCAGCAAGCATAATCTTAAAATCACCttcactctcacacacagaatAGAGTGCTTTTCTAAGATGCCCCTTGCCACCTGGAGTTTGCAGAAGTACTTGGATTCAGATATTTTTCTAATAACCAACTAAATGTGGCAGCTATAAGGATTCCTGGATAAATGAATAAGTGTTCAGAAAAGCTCGTGAGTGAGAATACAAATAATTATATGCGAATGCAGGCTGGCTTAATTTGAGGTGGGGATTAGCCCCTATAATACTTTGAAATAGCAATCTTAGAAGAGAGGGCCTTTGAGCAAGACTGTGTGTGCCTtgtgcttaaaaataaaaataaaaatctaaaggCTGTGAGGTGCAGCATGCATGATTATGAAAACTGAGGACATTTGCAGCTTTTCTccttttgaaatgcctctcctaagagaGTTATTGGCAGTTAAGAATTGTAAGCTAAAATAAACTGGTGTTTTGGTATTTCAGCTCCgggaagcttctccaaaattgaatttggccctttggctggaagaggttcaataCCCTTGCTTTAAGTAAAGATACTAGGAGCTGAATCTTGATCCTTCTATATACAAATCATGTGCTGTGCCGCTGATCTATGGCTCTCCCTTGTCATGGGGCAATGCAAGGAACCCACTTTTTTTATAGCTCACCAGACTAGGACATTTCATCATCCCTGCCCATTGTAGATGAGGCTACTTGAGGCTCAGCTAGTCTCAGCATGGTGAGGACCGTGTTCTACCTGTCTGCCATGTGTCCCTTAAAgaggaggagcctgtcagaaaaaaagaagcgGCAGTCCCAATTCAGCActgcaaacatggttgaatacacagggattcgaacccagaattttaaaagataagcattcaaagccctgggcctgaatgggcaaatctgtcagttttgcttccaccccccccacattcattttttaaaaaaataaatctgaagttctttctgtcccaaatatgaagaaatttgtgaattttggtaaattcttatcaaaaaggcgctaaaatgaaattctcatccatccgtACTGGTGACTTACCATGCTGAATGCAGCCCATTAGACATACAATTCTTCTTAACTACCCCTCACACAAGTCTGATTTGACGTGTCAGTCTTTCAACCAGCGTTAGATGCCAGATTCATGAGATCCAATTGTATATGTCATAGCCAGAAGCCGTTTTAGGTTCATTCTGCCTGTGTTGCtgctaataataacaatataatcAATTCCTTGACAAAATGCGATTGTCAAGCTACAGTTGCCTGAGTGGTGGGCTGGTGCTTGGCTTGATGGGTCACCATTGAAAAGATAAAGCTGCCTTGTACTAAGTCACACCACTAGTCCATCGAACCAGGCATGGTCCActttggcagcagctccccaaggaTGCAAGGAGAAGCCTTTCCAACCCCATTAATCCGAGATCCTTTTAATGGAGATgcagggaattgaacctgggacgttcaGTAGATGTAGCTTATGCTCTAGCATGGAGCTGTTGCCCTTCTCCATGTGCAGATTTGGCCAAAAGAAAACACGTAGGGCCTTTGCAGCCCTCTCCCAACTTCAAGCGTGGAATATACTTGTGTCTGGGTGAGGATGCCTGAGAGCTGCTGTGCAAATGTAGTGCAGAGGTGTGAGAATGCAGCACGTCAGTGGAGTCCCCTGGAACCTTCTCTCATTCCTCTTGAGGTCCTGTCTCCATCCCATCCTTAGCCTACTTCTCGTAGAAGGCATCATGCTCCATAACATGCGTCTTCCACATCATGCCTGCTCATCATGCCTTgttcaccctctctctctccgcGCACCAAGTGTCTTTTCTGTGTGGAACATGCTGGGGAAGGGAGATGGTGAAGtgaagggagggtggggagatgcgATTTCAATTACAACTACGGCTGTGGCTGCACCGTGCGCTGCTGCCGTGGGAGGAGGGTCCCGAAGGCCCCTGAGTCTGTAGGAATGGTCTAATGTGTGAGATGATCCCTCGAGAGGGGAGCCACAGCGCCATGCAGTGGCTCTGGGCTAGTTGCACTTTGGCCCAGAAGCCATTGTCAACAAGCAAAGAGGTCCTAACCCACGTTCTTCTCTCCCAATGTAGCATTGGCCAGTGGTGGAAGCCTGCCGATTACCAGCCTTGATGCCAGTGGTAACTTGGTGTTGGGTACCAGTGCAGGCACAACCGGAAGCCAGAGCATCGTGACCTCGTCGCTCTTCCTCAACCATGCAGGCCTGCCCTTGCTGAGTGCTGCCCCAGGAGGCGTGGGGCTGGTGTCGGCGGCCGCTGCAGTGGCTGCCTCGATGCCCAGCAAGTCCCCCACCCtgacctcctcctcttcttcctcctcttcctcctcctcctgttcctcaTGCAGCTCCTCCAGTGACGTGGCGCAGACTCTGGGGCAGGCTGGTCCCGGATCCACCGAGCCGGATGCCAAGACAGAATGAGGGCTGAGGAACCTCCTCACTGCCTTTCCTGACACGGTGGGGGTGGCAAGGAGTTGGACGTACAAACCGGCGAgtgaaaccaaaaaaaaaaaccaaacaaagaaaTGTCAGCAACAGCCAAACGA contains the following coding sequences:
- the POU2F2 gene encoding LOW QUALITY PROTEIN: POU domain, class 2, transcription factor 2 (The sequence of the model RefSeq protein was modified relative to this genomic sequence to represent the inferred CDS: inserted 2 bases in 1 codon), with product MVNSGLWATEVRMSKPLELEKARLELQEEHTDTERNGPDTNHQTQQSKPSPFSPSPTSTGTKIKAEDPTEMPPAPAPAPAPPAQQPHLPQAQLMLAGSQLAGLTALMPAQQQLLLQQAQAQLLAAAVQQSNAAAXAAASSQQPGAELPAPQNQPQTPQLALSQPIQLTAQDIQQLLQLQQLVLVPGHHLQPPAQFLLPQAQQGQQGLLPTPNLFQLPQQNPGSLLPNQPRAGLPAQPPKCLETPSHPEEPSDLEELEQFARTFKQRRIKLGFTQGDVGLAMGKLYGNDFSQTTISRFEALNLSFKNMCKLKPLLEKWLNDAETMSVDSTLPSPNQLSSPNMGFDGLPGRRRKKRTSIETNVRFALEKSFLANQKPTSEEILLIAEQLNMEKEVIRVWFCNRRQKEKRINPCSSAPMLPAQGKPPGYNPHLVTSPGTGTSLPLSQASSSLSTTVTTLSPTVCSLTSSRTVVGAGGTPLNSVTPPPSNSTNPSPQSSTHPAISLQGLNPSTGSTVLGVNAGLNPALMATNPLATIQALASGGSLPITSLDASGNLVLGTSAGTTGSQSIVTSSLFLNHAGLPLLSAAPGGVGLVSAAAAVAASMPSKSPTLTSSSSSSSSSSSCSSCSSSSDVAQTLGQAGPGSTEPDAKTE